TGCTGTAGTGGAGAGGGgagttattttagaattttatgttcAGAAGGAATGCGCGCACTGATCTTGTGGATTTACATGAACACCAGGAGGATAAAAAAATGCCAGGGATAAGACCCCGCTTTATGCGAACATTCCACATATCGTTCAATGTGGATTTCCACTTGCAAACAGTTTGCCTGCTATCTATCTTGATGAAAACTtgaacgtattttttttttctgtggatttatgatatgtttgttttgaaaaggtTGACCCTGATGAGGTGAATGCTCTGGCTCAACTAATGACTTGGAAGACGGCTGTCGCAGACATTCCATATGGAGGAGCAAAGGGTGGGATAGGATGCAATCCAAAGGACTTGAGTAAGAGCGAGTTGGAGCGTCTCACTCGCGTCTTTACCCAGAAAATCCATGATCTTATTGGAATTCATACTGATGTTCCTGCACCAGACATGGGCACTAATGCTCAGGTTTTTTGCCCCcctctaattatttttctttatgaatCCAGAATTACCCTTCTCTTACACGTCTAAAAACTATTTGGACAGACTATGGCATGGATTTTGGATGAGTACTCAAAATTTCATGGTCACTCACCAGCTATTGTGACAGGAAAGCCCATAGTAAGTACTTGAGACTATAAAACTATAAAACATCAAGAATATCTTTGTTGgattctctcactttctctatATCACATGTGGTTATACTTCCGGTTTTAGGATCTTGGTGGATCACTCGGTAGGGATGCTGCTACTGGGCGGGGTGTTGTATATGGAACAGAGGCTTTACTTGCTGAGCATGGGAAGTCAATTAAGGATCTGACATTTATTGTTCAGGTAGATTTGTAATTTGGTGTGTTGATTATTGATCCACATAATAATGAAAATCTCCTTTGTATTAAAAAATCCTTCACCATCTTCTAAACTTGTACTTTTTTGAATAAATTCTCTAGGGATTTGGAAACGTGGGTTCTTGGGCAGCTAGGCTAATTCATGAGAGAGGCGGTAGAATCGTTGCAGTGAGTGACATCACTGGTGCTGTTAAGAACCCAAAAGGAATTGATATAACAGAATTGCTTAATCATAAAGAAAGCACTGGAAGTTTAAAAGATTTCCATGGTGGAGAGACAATGGATCCAAATCAACTGCTTGTTCATGAATGTGACGTTCTCATCCCATGTGCTTTAGGTGGAGTTCTGAACAGGTTTGAACATTTGTCAATAAATTTTCTCCCCCACCTTTTAATTTCCAGAGTGCTTGCTAATTGTTTTTTAAGGCGATCCTATTACTCTCACGATCTTTTCCTTCTCCATTCAGTTCTTTTTTTGGTCACTGCAGTTATGTATTTTCTTGTAGTTAATAACACCTAACATGGTTCCATTCAGCTTTAGCCTAGTGGTAATTCTTGTAAATGTAGCCTGAGGTTCAATGTGGGTACACAAGAATTTCTGAATTAAGGGTTCTTGTGTTTGTGAAAAACTTGTGCTCAGAACCATATCCATTTGCAACTCAGATTTCTTATATGCCATGAGGCATGTGGTGCCAAACCAGATTTTGTATTATGTGAAATGGAAATT
This genomic interval from Juglans microcarpa x Juglans regia isolate MS1-56 chromosome 4D, Jm3101_v1.0, whole genome shotgun sequence contains the following:
- the LOC121258976 gene encoding glutamate dehydrogenase A; the encoded protein is MNALAATNRNFRHAARLLGLDSKIEKSLLIPFREIKVECTIPKDDGSLVSYIGFRVQHDNARGPMKGGIRYHPEVDPDEVNALAQLMTWKTAVADIPYGGAKGGIGCNPKDLSKSELERLTRVFTQKIHDLIGIHTDVPAPDMGTNAQTMAWILDEYSKFHGHSPAIVTGKPIDLGGSLGRDAATGRGVVYGTEALLAEHGKSIKDLTFIVQGFGNVGSWAARLIHERGGRIVAVSDITGAVKNPKGIDITELLNHKESTGSLKDFHGGETMDPNQLLVHECDVLIPCALGGVLNRENAADVKAKFIIEAANHPTDPEADEILSKKGVIILPDIYANAGGVTVSYFEWVQNIQGFMWDEEKVNKELRRYMTRAFQNVKNMCKSHDCNLRMGAFTLGVNRVARATLLRGWEA